The nucleotide sequence TTCTCCGACAGCGCGACCCCGACCGACACCGCCGCGGTGTAGTTCACGGTGGCCAGCTCGACGGCCTTCGCGTGGTCCTGCCAGACCTCTTCGGGGTCGCCGAGCAGGCCGAACGCCACGACCGCCACATCGATGTCGCCGCCGTCGAACGCCTTGGCCAGCACGCCCGGGTGCGACGCCGTGTCCTTGGCGTCGAAGTCCACAGTGGACACTTCGGCGCCGCGGTCCTTCAGGCGCTGCGCGGCCGCGTCGAGGCGCGGCGAGGGCCGGGCGGCCAGCACCACGCGCAGCGGCTTCTCGGCCAGGTACTTCTCGGCGATCGCCAGCGCGATGTCGGACGTGCCGCCGAGCAGGAGCAGGGATTGGGGGTTGCCCACCGCGTCGATCACAGTTCGAGCCTCCGGCTCATGTCAGAGGCGAAAACGCCTTCGGGGTCGATGGAAGCGCGGACCTTGCGCCATTCTTCGAGCCGCGGGTACATCTTCGCGAACGTCTCGGGCGAGGTGCGCGAGTCCTTCGCGGTGTACAGCCGCCCGCCCAGCTCCAGGACGTCTTCGTCGAGCTCCTGGCAGAACCGGCTCAGGCCGTCCTTGATCGGGAAGTCGACGCAGACCATCCAGCCGGGGTGCGGGAACGACAGCGGCGCCGCGTTGCCCTCGCCCATCCGCTTGAAGACGTTGAGGAAGGACACGTGCCCCGACTCGGCGATCTTCCGGACGATGTTCCGCAGCGGCTCGTGCGCGTTCGGCGGCGTCGAGAACTGGTACTGCAGGAAGCCCTTCGAGCCGTAGGCGCGGTTCCACTCGCCGAACATGTCGAGCGGGTGGTAGAAGGCCGTCAGGTTCTGGATCACGCCGCGGGCCGCCTTCGGCGTCTTGCGGTAGTACAGCTCGCCGATGGCGCCGAAGGTCAGCTTGTTGGCCAGCCCGTTCGGGAAGACGTCCGGCAGCGTCGCCAGCTGCGGAGCGTCGAACTTCAGCGGGTTCGCGCGCAGCTTCGGCGGCAGTTCGTCCAGCTTCGCGAGCGAGCCGCGGCCGAAGGCGGCGCGGCCCAGCTTCGAGCCGGTGGAAATCGTGTCGAACCACGCCGACGAGTACGTGTAGTTGTCGTCGGAGCCGTTGCTGACCAGCTCCAGGGTCTCGTCGAGGTTGTTCGTGCGCTCGTTGTCCGCGAGGAAGTACGCGGTCTCGGTCTTGGTCATCCGGATCTTGGCCCGGACGATGATGCCGGTCAGGCCGATGCCGGCCACGGTCGCCCAAAACAGCTCGGCGTCCGGGCCCTCCGGCGTCAGCGTGCGGATCTGCCCGTCGGCGGTGATCAGGTCCATCGACACGACGTGGTTGCCGAAGCTGCCCGCGCTGTGGTGGTTCTTGCCGTGGATGTCGTTGGCGATCGCGCCGCCGATGGTCACCTGGCGCGTGCCGGGCAGCACCGGCACCCACAGGCCGTACGGCAGGGCCTCGCGCATCAGCTGGTCGAGGCTCACGCCGGCGTCGACGTCGACGAGGGCGGAGTCCGGGTCGATCGAGTGGATCCGGTTCAGCGGCGTCATGTCGATGACGAGGCCGCCGGCGTTCTGCGCCGGGTCGCCGTAGGACCGGCCGAGGCCGCGGGCGATGACACCGCGCTCGCCGGCCTGGGCCACGGCGCGGGCGATGGTCTCGAGGTCCGGGGTGCTCAGGACATCGGCGGTGGTCGGTGCGGTCCGAGCCCAGCCCGTGAGCGTGCGACGCTGTGTTTCGGGTGCATGGGTCACCCGACCAGCGTAGCTACGCCCAATACCGCCCGGAACGTGACCCTGAAGTGCACATCTCTACACTTTGCGCATCAAGGCACAAGCGCCCGCGCGGGTGACCATGACACAGGTGACGAGGTAATGCAGTGGTGGCGACCGATCCGCAAGCCGACATAACGGCTGTGGCATCTGGGGCCGAGCCCCAGACCCCAGCCGGGGGGCGAGCCCCCCTGGACCCCCCAACGGCAAGTGGGCAGTCCTCTCCGGGACTGCTGGGCCAGCTCGTCCGCTTCGCCCTGATCGGGGGCTTTTGCGCCCTCGTCGACCTGGGCACCTACACGTTGCTGACCCAGGTGGCCGGGATGGCCACCTCACCGTGGGTCGACGTCGCCCGCGCTATCTCTTTCATCGTGGGCACGACCACGGCGTTCTTCCTGAACCGGAAGTTCACCTTCGCCGGCGGGCGCCGCGACGGGAAGGCGCAGGTCGGCTCGTTCGTCCTGCTCTACACCGTGACGTTCTTCGTCGCGGTCGGGGTCAACCAGCTCATGCTGAACGTGTTGCCGGAGTCCGCGTGGCAGCGCACCCTGTGCTGGGCCGTGTCGCAGGCCACCGCCACCGTGATCAATTTCGTGATGCTCAAGTGGGTCGTTTTCCGCGAGCCGTCGACTGAGGAGAACTGAGGACTTCCATGCCCGGCAAAACAGCTACCCCGGCGCCGACCACCGAAGCCGGCCCGGCCGTCGAGACGCGGTTCACCGAGCACACTCCGCAAGGTCGCCTGACGGCGCAGCGCGGGCTGTACGCCGGCCCGGCGCCGATCGTCAGCAAGGACCTGTACGCCGAGCTCGAGTGGGGCGCGGCCGTGCGGGAACGGGCGTCGATCGCCCTCGAGCCCGCCACCAAGGTGTCGGGCAACACCTACTTCGGCCGGTTCCCGGCCAGCTACTGGCAGCGCTGGACGAACGTGTCCGAGGTTTCGGTCGAGGCCGTCGTCACCGGCACCGGCCTGCTGTCGATGGGCGCCTCGGACGTCGAGGGCGAGCCCCGCGTGGTGGCCGCCGAGCAGGTCAAGGACGCCAAGCAGGCGAAGCTGTCGCTGACCGGCAAGCTGGACAAGTTCTACGACGGCGGCGCGCTCTGGCTCGACCTGGAGACCGAGGGCGGCCAGACGCTGCGCGTCGAGCAGGTCCGCTGGACCGTCGAGGCGCCGGAGAAGATCCGCCCGACCGCGGTGACCATCTGCACGATGAACCGCGCCGACGACTGCCTGAAGAACCTGCAGGCCCTCGCCGCGGACGTCTCGTCGCTGGAGACCCTGGACGCGATCTACGTCGCCGACCAGGGCACCGACCTCGTCGAGTCGCGCGACGGCTTCGAGCAGGTCGCCAAGGACCTCGCCGACAAGCTGCACTACATCAAGCAGCCGAACCTCGGCGGCGCCGGCGGCTTCACCCGCGGCCTCTTCGAGGTGGCCGGGCACACCGCGACCGAGCACGCGAACGTCCTGTTCATGGACGACGACGTCCTGCTCGAGCCCGACCTGGTGATCCGGATGACGGCGTTCTCGAACCGCGCCGCCGACCCGATCATCGTCGGCGGCCAGATGCTCAACCTGTTCCACCCGAACCAGCTGCACGTCGGCGCCGAGTACGCCCGGCTCAACACACTCGAGCCCGGCCAGCCGGTCGAGCACTCGCTGACCACCGCCGACCTGCTCGGCGTGGACGAGGAGACGCTGAAGCCGAACCGCCAGGAACGCCGTCTCGACGCCGGCTACAACGGCTGGTGGTCGTGCCTGATCCCCTACGAGGTCGTCAAGGCCACCGGCTACCCGCTGCCGTTCTTCTTCCAGTGGGACGACGCCGAGTACTCCTACCGGGCCCGCGCGCACGGCTTCCCGACCGTCACCCTGCCGGGTGCGGGCGTGTGGCACGCGGACTTCCACATGAAGGACTGGGACGAGTGGCACCGGTACTTCAACCTGCGCAACTCGATCATCACCGCGGCGCTGCACTCGCCGTTCAACCTGAACCTGCTCTCGCGGGTGCTGATCGCGCAGCTGGTGCGCTACCTGCTCGGCATGCAGTACGGCCTGTCGGCGACGCTGATCAAGGCCGTCGAGGACTTCCTGAAGGGCCCGGAGATCCTGCGTGACGGCGGGGTCGAGGCGATGAAGGAGATCCGGCGGATCCGCGAGGACTACCCGGAGACCAAGCGCCACAAGGCGACCGACGTCCCGGGCATCGCCTCCAGCGACATCGGCATCATCAACAGCTCGCCGCGGCCTGCCCTGCAGCGCGTGGTGCTGATCCGGCGGGTGCTCGACCGGATCCTCGGCCGCAGCCGCTTCGGGCTCGGCGCGGTGCCGATCGACGAAGCCAACTGGTGGCACATCGCGCTGTTCGACACCGCCGTGGTCACCGACGCGAACCAGGAAGGCGTCCGCGTCCGGTCCTACGACCGGGTGAAGATGTTCGCGCTGGCGAAGCAGGGCGCGCGGGTCGTCCAGCGGCTGCGCAAGGAAGGCGCGGCGGTGCAGGAGCAGTACAAGCGGGCCATGCCCGAGCTCACCTCGCGCGAGAACTGGAAGCGCCTGTACAAGCTCTGAGGTGCGTCACGAAGGCCGTCTCACGCGCGTCGTGAGGCGGCCTTCGCCGTCTCAGGCGTGCATGCCGAACACGGTGCTCTTCCGGGCGAGGTCGTCGATGTACGCGGCGGCGACGTGCGCGAAGTTGACCGCGACCACGGAATCGTCCTTGGTGGTCACGGATTCGACGGCGCCGGTCTTGACGAGCTGGGCGAGCTTGCCCGCCAGCTTCCCGGATTCTTCGGTGGTCAGCGCGAACAACAGCGGTTCGCCGCCGGTGGCGAGGTGCAGGACAAGGGCGGGTTTCGGGTCGGCCATGCGTCCATCGGACCAGCGCCGATCTGCGCCGGGCAAGCGGGTTCGCTGAGGGCGCAGCTGTCGTTCGGGGGGCTCCGGGTGGCGGAGCCCCCGGCCCGGGGCGAAGCCCCGGTTGTCACTACGGTGGACTACCGTTTTCGGCGACGACCGGAAGACCCCGGGGGGACGGAAGCGATGCCTCACTCGTTCTCGCTGTCGCTGGCGGCGGTGGACATCCTGCTGGAACAGCTCGGGCTCGGCCGCGCGCCGACGCCGTTCGAGGTCCCGCACGTCGGCACGACCGTCGAGCAGCGCGCGATGATCCGCGACGCCGTCGTCCGCGACCTGACCGGCCGCGGGCTGTGGAGCCGCGGCCGCCTCGACCCGGACGCCGAGCTGGCGCTGGCCACGTTCGTCCGCGGGAGCGTGTCCATCAACGCGGCCGCCGAGCTGGGCGATCGCCACCTGTTCGCCCGCGTCGCCTCCGACGGCCAGTTCGCGGTGCTCGCCCGCCAGCAGGAGAACCTCCTCGTCTTCGAGGAGGTCCGCCCGACGGGCATCGTGCCGGCGATCGTCGACCTCCTCCCGTTGACGCCGGCCGCGCCCGGCCAGTCGGTGACGATTTCGCGGCCGGTCCAGCAGCCCCGCCACCAGCGCCGTGACGAGGCGTACGACCCGTTCGCCGGAGTCAGCGCCCCGCGCTCGCACAGCGGCGCCGGTGGCCCGCAGGTCCGCATGATCGAGCGCGTCTTCCAGGAACCGAAGAAGCGCGTGGGCCAGTTCACCGCCCAGACCCGCGGCGGCACGTTCCCCCCGCTGGCCTGGTTCGACACCCCGAGCGGCCGCTGGCTGATGTCCTCCCGAGCGGCCGACGACGGCCAGCGCTGGATCACCTACGCCCCGGCGGACAACGCCCGCCTGGCCCAGCAGCTGTACGCCCAGCTCGAAGGCCAGTTCTGACGATCGGGGAACCGGTCGCACCGCCGGTGCGTCCGAAGGGGAGATCGGTGAACAGCCGTTGCGCTGGGTGCCCGGCTAGTAGACTTCCGGGTGCACACGCACGGGCGAAGCGATTCGGGGTGGAACAGCGATGCTGATAGCTGACGGCGGGGGCGGCGGCTCGATCGCGGACATCGTCAACCCGCTTTCCTCGGCCGGGATGAGCGCCGCGGTCAAGAGCGTCACAGCCGAGACCCAGAAGCTGGTCGACGCAGCCAAGGGCGGCGGGTTCAAGATCACCCCGGAAGGTGTGAAGCCGATCCGGGACGCACTGACCGAACTGGTCAACGACCTCGGCGACCTGCAGTACAAGAGCTTCCTGCTGGACCAGACCCCGCAACTCGGGAACCACCCGTACGGGCTTGCCGTCGCCAAGCACGACCAGAAGAGCGCCTCGGCCGCCGACGGTGGCGCGACTCAGGTTCTCCAGGAGCTCCGAGAGGTCGCGAGGCAGGCGGACGAAGCGCTCGCCAGGGCCGCGGGCCTCTACAAGGAAACCGAGAGCCAGGCCTTCTCCGCTCTTCAGACCAAGCAGGCTTGAGGGATGACGAAACTTCTCGTTCGGGTTCTCCTTCCGCTCGCGGCAGGGGGCGCGTTGCTCGCCGGGTGCACCACCACGCAAGGCGGAACGGCGTCACCCGCCCAGTCGTCCCCGGCCGGCGAGTCGGGAACCCCGGAAAGCCCGTCTTCCGGTGGCGGTGGGACCCAGTCGATCACGGATGCCTGCTCGCTGCTGCAAGCGGGCGATGTGAGCGGCTACGGCGAGTTCAACGAGCCGCAGAACAAGACGGTCGGGGGCGTGCGTTCCTGCAGTTACCGGCAGAAGATCGCGTCGGCGAGTGAGAACGCCAAGGTGATCGGCGTCAACGTCCGCGACACCGCGTCGGTCGCGCAGGTCAACGACACCGGCGGTGGCGTGGTCGACAAGGACGTCAACGGCCGGAAGGCGAGGGAGGCCTCGGGCGGTGCCTCGTTGCCGGCCTGCACGCTCGCCCTACCGGTGGGCGACTCGTCCCGGGTTGATGTGGCGGTGATCGGTGCCGATTCGGCGGACCAGGCCTGCCAGCTTGCCGAGGCGGTTGCGAAGGCCGTCGAACCGCGGCTGCCGAAGGGATAGGGGACCCAGATGACCACGCAACAGGGACCGCGGCCGAAGACCGAGGACAAGACGCCCCAGCAGGTCCAGGACATGGCGCCCGCCGAGCGCGACGCCTACCTCCAGCAGAAGGCCGAAGAAGGCGTCGACCCGGGCAACTGGTTGTTCGGGGCGGTGCAGCAGTGGATGGCCCAGGCCCGGGCGAAGAACCAGGCCCAGCAGATGGGCGACAAGAACGTCAAGGCCGCCACCCAGGGTCGCGATGTCGAGTACGTGCAGGGCCTGAACCCGTCGAGCGCGGATTACCAGGGTAGTGACCACGCGCAGCTCAAGGAGTACCTGGACACCAACCTGGACGTCGATCAGGTTTCGGAGGTCTCGACCGCGTACCACGAAGTGCACCAGGTCTTCGACAAGTTCGCGCAGTCGATGAACACCGCGGTCAACGCGTCCAAGGGCACCTGGGAAGGCAGCGCCGCCGAGAACGCGCAGCAGTACTTCACCAGCCTCGGCAAGTGGTCCGACGCCAACTCCCAGAACGCCAAGCTGGCCTCGGAAACCATCTACGACCAGGGTCAGGCCGCTGCCACGGCGAAGAACTCCATGCCGGCCCCCATCCCGTTCAGCTGGAAGGACGAGTTCAAGGACTGGGCCACCTCGAACCCCTTCAGCCTGCCGGACAACGTCGACAAGTCGCTCCAGAAGCAGAAGGACAGCCAGGCGGCGCACGACGAGGCCGCCAGCGTCATGGCGACCTACGACAAGAACCTCTACGAGGCCGCCTCCAAGCAGCCCGCCTTCGCGCCGCCGCCGAGCTTCAGCACCGGCGGGGGCAGTGACGACCCCAACGGCACCGGCGACAAGAACGGCATCAACACCCCCTCCAGCGTGAACGTGCCGGGCTCCCACCCGGGGACCACGCCCGGCGGCACCGCCCAGGGCTTCGTGTCCGGCAGCACCCCCGGGCCGCTCGGCGGCCCGGCCGCCCACACCATCTCCGGGCCTGGCTCGACCACCGGGTCCGGGTTCGTGCCGGCGGGCACCACCACGCCGTCCGGGTTCACGCCCAGCTCGGTCCCCGCCGCGTCGACGTCGAACTCGAACCAGCAGTTCGGGGGGATGCCGCCGATGAGCCCGATGCCGATGGGCGGCGGGATGAACTTCGGTGGCGACGAGGCCTACAACTCCAAGATCGGCGGCGGTGGTGGCGGCCGCGGCGGCGGGTTCGGCCCCGGCGGCTCGGGCGCCGGCAACGCGACGGGCGCGGGCGCCGCGTCGGGCGCGGCCCGGCCGGG is from Amycolatopsis mediterranei and encodes:
- a CDS encoding GtrA family protein translates to MVATDPQADITAVASGAEPQTPAGGRAPLDPPTASGQSSPGLLGQLVRFALIGGFCALVDLGTYTLLTQVAGMATSPWVDVARAISFIVGTTTAFFLNRKFTFAGGRRDGKAQVGSFVLLYTVTFFVAVGVNQLMLNVLPESAWQRTLCWAVSQATATVINFVMLKWVVFREPSTEEN
- a CDS encoding decaprenylphospho-beta-D-erythro-pentofuranosid-2-ulose 2-reductase, producing MIDAVGNPQSLLLLGGTSDIALAIAEKYLAEKPLRVVLAARPSPRLDAAAQRLKDRGAEVSTVDFDAKDTASHPGVLAKAFDGGDIDVAVVAFGLLGDPEEVWQDHAKAVELATVNYTAAVSVGVALSEKLKAQGHGTVIALSSVAGERVRRSNFVYGSTKAGFDGFYLGLGEALAPFGAKVTVVRPGHVKTKMTEGLKDAPLAQTAEQVAEIAVGAARAGKDLVWAPAPFRLVMSALRHVPRPIFRKLPI
- a CDS encoding glycosyltransferase: MPGKTATPAPTTEAGPAVETRFTEHTPQGRLTAQRGLYAGPAPIVSKDLYAELEWGAAVRERASIALEPATKVSGNTYFGRFPASYWQRWTNVSEVSVEAVVTGTGLLSMGASDVEGEPRVVAAEQVKDAKQAKLSLTGKLDKFYDGGALWLDLETEGGQTLRVEQVRWTVEAPEKIRPTAVTICTMNRADDCLKNLQALAADVSSLETLDAIYVADQGTDLVESRDGFEQVAKDLADKLHYIKQPNLGGAGGFTRGLFEVAGHTATEHANVLFMDDDVLLEPDLVIRMTAFSNRAADPIIVGGQMLNLFHPNQLHVGAEYARLNTLEPGQPVEHSLTTADLLGVDEETLKPNRQERRLDAGYNGWWSCLIPYEVVKATGYPLPFFFQWDDAEYSYRARAHGFPTVTLPGAGVWHADFHMKDWDEWHRYFNLRNSIITAALHSPFNLNLLSRVLIAQLVRYLLGMQYGLSATLIKAVEDFLKGPEILRDGGVEAMKEIRRIREDYPETKRHKATDVPGIASSDIGIINSSPRPALQRVVLIRRVLDRILGRSRFGLGAVPIDEANWWHIALFDTAVVTDANQEGVRVRSYDRVKMFALAKQGARVVQRLRKEGAAVQEQYKRAMPELTSRENWKRLYKL
- a CDS encoding DUF3558 family protein, which translates into the protein MTKLLVRVLLPLAAGGALLAGCTTTQGGTASPAQSSPAGESGTPESPSSGGGGTQSITDACSLLQAGDVSGYGEFNEPQNKTVGGVRSCSYRQKIASASENAKVIGVNVRDTASVAQVNDTGGGVVDKDVNGRKAREASGGASLPACTLALPVGDSSRVDVAVIGADSADQACQLAEAVAKAVEPRLPKG
- a CDS encoding FAD-binding oxidoreductase, with amino-acid sequence MTHAPETQRRTLTGWARTAPTTADVLSTPDLETIARAVAQAGERGVIARGLGRSYGDPAQNAGGLVIDMTPLNRIHSIDPDSALVDVDAGVSLDQLMREALPYGLWVPVLPGTRQVTIGGAIANDIHGKNHHSAGSFGNHVVSMDLITADGQIRTLTPEGPDAELFWATVAGIGLTGIIVRAKIRMTKTETAYFLADNERTNNLDETLELVSNGSDDNYTYSSAWFDTISTGSKLGRAAFGRGSLAKLDELPPKLRANPLKFDAPQLATLPDVFPNGLANKLTFGAIGELYYRKTPKAARGVIQNLTAFYHPLDMFGEWNRAYGSKGFLQYQFSTPPNAHEPLRNIVRKIAESGHVSFLNVFKRMGEGNAAPLSFPHPGWMVCVDFPIKDGLSRFCQELDEDVLELGGRLYTAKDSRTSPETFAKMYPRLEEWRKVRASIDPEGVFASDMSRRLEL
- a CDS encoding ESX secretion-associated protein EspG; the encoded protein is MPHSFSLSLAAVDILLEQLGLGRAPTPFEVPHVGTTVEQRAMIRDAVVRDLTGRGLWSRGRLDPDAELALATFVRGSVSINAAAELGDRHLFARVASDGQFAVLARQQENLLVFEEVRPTGIVPAIVDLLPLTPAAPGQSVTISRPVQQPRHQRRDEAYDPFAGVSAPRSHSGAGGPQVRMIERVFQEPKKRVGQFTAQTRGGTFPPLAWFDTPSGRWLMSSRAADDGQRWITYAPADNARLAQQLYAQLEGQF